The genomic DNA CCTAAAAAACATGTTATTATATCTAATGCATCTTGTACAACTAACTGTGTTGCACCCGTGACCAAAGTGCTGGATGAGAACTTTGGCGTTAAGACAGGTCTGATGACAACAGCACACGCCTATACCAATGACCAAAGAATATTAGATCTAGTACACTCTGACTTACGCAGGGCCCGTGCAGGAGCGCTCAATATAATACCTACAACCACGGGTGCAGCCAGAGCAGTCGGTGAAGTTCTTCCAAGATTAGCCGGAAAGTTGAATGGGTTAGCCTTGCGTGTCCCGGTTCCTAATGTCTCCATCGTCGACCTAACAGCAGTTTTGGAGAGATCAGTCTCTGTTGAAGAAGTGAATAAAGTTTTCAAAGAAGCAGCGGAAGGTGAATTGAAAGGCATCCTGGCATATACAGAAGAACCTCTGGTCTCTTCTGATTTTAACCACTCAACATATTCGGCAATAGTTGATGGGTTATCAACAATGACAATCGAGAATCTAGTCAAAGTATTGGCGTGGTACGACAATGAGTGGGGGTTTTCCTGCAGAATGGTAGAACTTATCGAGCTGATAGGTAAAAA from Candidatus Bathyarchaeota archaeon includes the following:
- the gap gene encoding type I glyceraldehyde-3-phosphate dehydrogenase, with translation MPIRVAINGFGRIGRLLFRAAIEKKADIDFVAINDIGNAKTMAHLLKYDSVHGPAPFDVKAESDGIVVNGKKIPLLNQRDPAQLPWKEMDVYLAIESTGQFTDRENASKHLQAGAKKVLISAPAKNPDITIVLGVNDKAYDPKKHVIISNASCTTNCVAPVTKVLDENFGVKTGLMTTAHAYTNDQRILDLVHSDLRRARAGALNIIPTTTGAARAVGEVLPRLAGKLNGLALRVPVPNVSIVDLTAVLERSVSVEEVNKVFKEAAEGELKGILAYTEEPLVSSDFNHSTYSAIVDGLSTMTIENLVKVLAWYDNEWGFSCRMVELIELIGKKDKP